Proteins encoded within one genomic window of Vicinamibacterales bacterium:
- a CDS encoding M50 family metallopeptidase, with the protein MTTRLWCAAALCLVVSLTPWGPLLLYPFTLFTTWVHESGHAAAAVLLGGRVASITIQPDTSGLTRSLMPASTLAQALVASAGYLTASIVGCLLLVASRDDRRTKSILWTIGALMLITIVLWIRNLFGAVVVAGWALALFGLAGKRATRGVAGFAMSVLAIQVSLNAVFDIRTLFLVRGASDAATMQRLTGAPAWWWAAVWMAASLALLAATLRATRSGR; encoded by the coding sequence TTGACGACGCGGCTCTGGTGCGCGGCGGCGCTCTGCCTCGTCGTCAGCCTGACGCCGTGGGGGCCGCTCCTCCTCTATCCCTTCACGCTGTTCACGACCTGGGTGCACGAGTCGGGACACGCGGCGGCGGCAGTGCTGCTCGGCGGCCGTGTCGCGTCGATCACCATTCAGCCCGATACGAGCGGCCTGACGCGCAGCCTGATGCCGGCGTCGACGCTCGCGCAGGCACTCGTCGCCTCCGCCGGCTATCTGACCGCCAGCATCGTCGGCTGTCTGCTGCTCGTGGCGTCGCGCGACGATCGACGCACGAAGAGCATCCTCTGGACGATCGGCGCGCTGATGCTGATCACGATCGTGCTGTGGATCCGCAACCTGTTCGGCGCGGTCGTCGTCGCCGGCTGGGCGCTCGCGCTGTTCGGGCTGGCGGGGAAGCGCGCGACGCGCGGCGTCGCCGGCTTCGCGATGAGCGTCCTCGCGATCCAGGTGTCGCTGAACGCGGTGTTCGACATCCGGACGCTGTTCCTGGTGCGCGGCGCCTCCGACGCGGCGACGATGCAGCGGCTGACGGGCGCGCCGGCGTGGTGGTGGGCGGCGGTGTGGATGGCGGCGAGCCTCGCGCTGCTGGCCGCGACGCTGCGCGCGACCCGCAGCGGACGATAA
- the uvrA gene encoding excinuclease ABC subunit UvrA, producing MAHDWVKVRGARVHNLKNIDVALPRDQLVVITGLSGSGKSSLAFDTIYAEGQRRYVESLSSYARQFLEQMEKPDVDLIEGLSPAIAIEQKTTGSNPRSTVGTVTEIYDYLRLLFANIGVPHCHLCGREIASQSLERIIDMVMLSPNEERINVLAPIVRGRKGEFKKELAALRARGFTKVRVDGQSRSLDEEIKLDRRRNHTIEVVVDRLIIKDGIERRLTESVEVALNLADDIVVVNTLDGGDRLFSRRLACTYCGVSMPEMTPRAFSFNSPHGACPACQGLGAVYDFDPGRLVPDESLSLADGAIAPWARGDKKLVKEALASLSKVFGIDLNVPFRRLPKKARDILFFGATKDAKGKEPKDAKDAKERKEPKEPKEPKEPKGKRESDPFGAGFEGLVPNFRRRYEEGGWMEQESLESYRALRSCPSCQGARLKPQSRAVRVKGRTITEYVDLPLSEAQQVLDGLELTDRENLIASRIMREIRDRLRFLNDVGVGYLTLGRSAATLSGGEGQRIRLATQIGSNLTGVLYVLDEPSIGLHQRDNRALLATLARLRDLGNTVVVVEHDEETIRSADYVIDLGPGAGEHGGRLIFQGTPQKLLEDGAGSLTGAYLRGEMSIETPKTRRRATHGSIVIRGARENNLKDIDVEIPLATLITITGVSGSGKSTLVNEILYRSLARELYRAADEPGAHTAIEGMEQIDKVIQIDQSPIGRTPRSNPATYTGLFTFIRELFAMLPDAKARGFRPGRFSFNVKGGRCESCQGDGVIAIEMHFLPNVYVTCEQCKGRRYNRETLEIKYRGKSIADVLDLTVDQALPLLENFPPIANKLRTLQDVGLGYLGLGQSATTLSGGEAQRVKLAKELSRRGTGRTLYILDEPTTGLHFADTHKLLDVLNKLVEQGNTVVIIEHNLDVIKSADYVIDLGPEGGAAGGRIVAQGTPEEVAKIRESFTGRFLAEIFKAA from the coding sequence ATGGCACACGACTGGGTCAAGGTCCGCGGCGCGCGCGTCCACAACCTCAAGAACATCGACGTCGCTCTGCCGCGCGACCAGCTGGTCGTCATCACCGGCCTGTCGGGCTCGGGGAAATCCTCGCTGGCCTTCGACACCATCTACGCCGAGGGGCAGCGACGCTATGTCGAGTCGCTGTCGAGCTACGCGCGCCAGTTCCTCGAGCAGATGGAGAAGCCCGACGTCGACCTGATCGAAGGGCTGTCGCCCGCCATCGCCATCGAGCAGAAGACGACGGGATCCAACCCGCGCTCGACGGTCGGGACGGTCACCGAGATCTACGACTACCTGCGCCTGCTGTTCGCCAACATCGGCGTCCCGCACTGCCACCTCTGCGGGCGCGAGATCGCCTCGCAGTCGCTGGAGCGGATCATCGACATGGTGATGCTCTCGCCCAACGAGGAGCGCATCAACGTGCTGGCGCCGATCGTGCGCGGGCGCAAGGGAGAGTTCAAGAAGGAGCTGGCGGCGCTGCGCGCGCGCGGCTTCACCAAGGTACGCGTCGACGGCCAGTCGCGCTCGCTCGACGAGGAGATCAAACTCGATCGGCGCCGCAACCACACCATCGAGGTCGTCGTCGATCGCTTGATCATCAAGGACGGCATCGAACGGCGGCTGACCGAGTCGGTGGAAGTCGCCCTGAACCTCGCCGACGACATCGTCGTCGTCAACACGCTCGACGGCGGCGACCGGCTGTTTTCGAGGCGGCTGGCCTGCACCTACTGCGGCGTCAGCATGCCGGAGATGACGCCGCGCGCCTTCTCGTTCAACTCGCCGCACGGCGCCTGCCCGGCGTGCCAGGGGCTCGGAGCGGTCTATGATTTCGATCCCGGACGACTGGTGCCCGACGAGTCGCTCTCGCTCGCCGACGGCGCGATCGCACCCTGGGCGCGCGGCGACAAGAAGCTGGTCAAGGAAGCGCTCGCCTCGCTCTCCAAGGTGTTCGGGATCGATCTGAACGTGCCGTTCCGCCGCCTGCCGAAGAAGGCGCGCGACATCCTGTTTTTTGGGGCCACGAAGGACGCGAAAGGGAAGGAACCGAAGGACGCGAAGGACGCGAAGGAGCGGAAGGAGCCGAAGGAACCGAAGGAACCGAAGGAACCGAAGGGGAAGAGGGAGAGCGATCCGTTTGGCGCCGGTTTCGAAGGGCTGGTGCCGAATTTCCGCCGCCGTTACGAGGAAGGCGGATGGATGGAGCAGGAGAGTCTCGAGTCGTATCGGGCGCTGCGGTCGTGTCCGTCGTGCCAGGGCGCGCGGCTGAAACCGCAGAGCCGGGCGGTCCGGGTCAAGGGACGGACGATCACCGAGTACGTCGATCTGCCGCTGTCCGAGGCGCAGCAGGTGCTCGACGGGCTGGAGCTGACCGATCGCGAGAACCTGATCGCCAGCCGCATCATGCGCGAGATCCGCGATCGCCTGCGCTTCCTCAACGACGTCGGGGTCGGCTACCTGACGCTCGGCCGCAGCGCGGCGACGCTCTCGGGCGGCGAAGGACAGCGTATCCGTCTGGCGACCCAGATCGGGTCGAACCTGACGGGCGTGCTCTACGTGCTCGACGAGCCGTCGATCGGCCTCCATCAGCGCGACAACCGCGCGCTGCTCGCGACGCTCGCGCGCCTCCGCGATCTCGGCAACACGGTGGTGGTCGTCGAGCACGATGAAGAGACCATCCGCAGCGCCGATTACGTGATCGACCTCGGGCCGGGCGCCGGCGAGCACGGCGGCCGCCTGATCTTCCAGGGCACCCCCCAGAAGCTGCTCGAAGACGGCGCCGGGTCGCTGACCGGCGCCTACCTGAGGGGCGAAATGTCGATCGAGACGCCGAAGACGCGGCGGCGCGCCACCCACGGCTCGATCGTCATCAGGGGGGCGCGCGAGAACAACCTGAAGGACATCGACGTCGAGATCCCGCTCGCGACGCTCATCACCATTACCGGGGTCAGCGGCTCCGGCAAGTCGACGCTGGTCAACGAGATTCTCTATCGATCGCTGGCGCGCGAGCTGTACCGCGCCGCCGACGAGCCCGGCGCGCACACCGCGATCGAAGGGATGGAGCAGATCGACAAGGTCATCCAGATCGATCAGTCGCCGATCGGGCGCACGCCGCGATCCAACCCGGCAACCTACACCGGCCTGTTCACCTTCATCCGCGAGCTGTTCGCCATGCTGCCCGACGCGAAGGCGCGCGGCTTCCGTCCAGGGCGTTTCTCGTTCAACGTCAAGGGTGGCCGCTGCGAGAGCTGCCAGGGGGACGGCGTCATCGCGATCGAGATGCATTTCCTGCCCAACGTCTACGTGACGTGCGAGCAGTGCAAGGGCCGGCGCTACAACCGCGAGACGCTCGAGATCAAGTACCGCGGCAAGTCGATTGCCGACGTGCTCGACCTGACCGTCGATCAGGCGCTGCCGCTCCTCGAGAACTTCCCGCCGATCGCCAACAAGCTGCGCACGCTGCAGGACGTCGGGCTCGGATATCTCGGCCTCGGCCAGTCCGCGACCACACTCAGCGGCGGCGAGGCGCAGCGCGTGAAGCTCGCCAAGGAGCTGTCACGCCGCGGCACCGGCCGTACGCTCTACATTCTCGACGAGCCGACGACCGGCCTGCATTTCGCCGACACGCACAAGCTGCTCGACGTGCTGAACAAGCTCGTCGAGCAGGGCAACACCGTGGTGATCATCGAGCACAATCTCGACGTCATCAAGTCGGCCGACTACGTGATCGACCTTGGTCCGGAAGGGGGCGCCGCCGGCGGCCGCATTGTCGCGCAGGGTACTCCTGAAGAAGTCGCCAAGATCCGAGAATCCTTCACAGGACGTTTTCTTGCCGAGATCTTCAAGGCGGCGTAA
- a CDS encoding radical SAM protein: MSLNYLATRFTCSWPWSTMVLLCDGRLVCGCADPYGKRVLGDLRVMPSVSSVWTGEVAHNLRRDLVQGGSKFCGDCPLKLPLKKDEPPPQRPLDVGPLPSRLYIECTAACNISCNQACCAPETGITRTRQAGMLDYDLFTRTVDEAAPSLARIDFFNYGEAFLHKRALDMVEYIKSRHPHVYLYTSTNGLALTEEGARRLARSGIDEVTFSIDGSSQDAYVQYRQRGDFAKAIRNLTALVDEKRRNGLDVPFVNWRYILFTHNDSDEQMERARQMAAGIGVDRLSWEITDHPENMFSRRFASGTPDFERIKFEIWDKTGLGNAIPGATPRARIEVGGTSWLDRIGNAPVTGIAGQPIGLRTRVTNLSTRPFPARASYGRRLVRLGAQLCAADGTLLNRDYERAWLPDHLQPGATLEIPVTLTAPDTPGRYKLKFDLVSEGIDWFEQNGSETTVKDLIVR, translated from the coding sequence TTGTCTCTCAATTACCTCGCCACCCGCTTCACCTGCTCCTGGCCGTGGAGCACCATGGTGCTGCTCTGCGACGGGCGCCTGGTCTGCGGCTGCGCCGATCCGTACGGCAAGCGCGTGCTCGGCGACCTGCGGGTGATGCCGAGCGTGTCGTCGGTGTGGACCGGTGAGGTCGCGCACAACCTGCGCCGCGATCTCGTCCAGGGCGGATCGAAGTTCTGCGGCGACTGCCCGCTGAAGCTGCCGCTGAAGAAGGACGAACCGCCGCCGCAGCGGCCGCTCGACGTCGGCCCGCTGCCCTCACGCCTCTACATCGAGTGCACGGCCGCGTGCAACATCTCCTGCAACCAGGCGTGCTGCGCGCCCGAGACCGGGATTACCCGCACCCGGCAGGCCGGCATGCTCGACTACGATCTCTTCACCCGTACCGTCGACGAGGCGGCGCCGTCGCTGGCACGCATCGATTTCTTCAACTACGGCGAGGCGTTCCTGCACAAGCGCGCGCTCGACATGGTCGAGTACATCAAGTCGCGCCATCCGCACGTCTACCTGTATACGAGCACCAACGGCCTGGCGCTGACCGAGGAGGGCGCCCGCCGCCTGGCGCGCTCGGGCATCGACGAGGTGACGTTCTCGATCGACGGTTCCAGCCAGGACGCCTACGTCCAGTACCGCCAGCGTGGCGACTTCGCAAAAGCGATCCGGAACCTGACCGCGCTCGTCGACGAGAAGCGCAGGAACGGCCTCGACGTGCCGTTCGTCAACTGGCGCTATATCCTCTTCACCCACAACGACAGCGACGAGCAGATGGAACGGGCGCGCCAGATGGCCGCCGGGATCGGCGTCGATCGTCTCAGCTGGGAAATCACCGACCATCCGGAGAACATGTTCTCGCGGCGGTTCGCGTCCGGCACGCCGGATTTCGAGCGGATCAAGTTCGAGATCTGGGACAAGACGGGCCTGGGCAACGCGATTCCCGGCGCCACGCCGCGCGCCCGCATCGAGGTGGGCGGCACGTCGTGGCTCGATCGCATCGGCAACGCGCCCGTCACCGGGATCGCGGGTCAGCCGATCGGCCTGCGCACGCGCGTCACCAACCTGTCGACGCGTCCGTTCCCGGCGCGGGCCAGCTACGGCCGTCGTCTGGTGCGTCTGGGCGCGCAGCTCTGCGCCGCCGACGGCACGCTGCTCAACCGCGACTACGAGCGCGCCTGGCTGCCCGACCACCTGCAGCCGGGGGCGACGCTCGAGATCCCCGTCACCCTCACCGCACCCGACACACCCGGACGCTACAAGCTGAAGTTCGATCTGGTGTCGGAAGGCATCGACTGGTTCGAGCAGAACGGATCCGAGACGACCGTCAAGGATCTGATCGTCCGCTGA
- a CDS encoding C40 family peptidase, whose protein sequence is MSCLRHYAIVIPIAVLSGACASSGATPRPFPTPGGTTAGVRAPAPAPAAAASPLPARGSAYEITGTALSLRGTPYRDGGTDPSGFDCSGFVQYVFAQHGVKVPRNVREQFRAGEEVGRGELQPGDLVFFTTVTPGASHVGIALGGDEFVHAPSSTGEVRVERLNGTYWAPRYVGARRVI, encoded by the coding sequence ATGAGCTGCCTGCGTCATTACGCGATCGTGATCCCGATTGCAGTCCTGTCGGGCGCGTGCGCGTCGAGCGGCGCGACACCCCGGCCGTTTCCGACGCCGGGCGGGACGACCGCCGGCGTTCGTGCGCCGGCGCCGGCGCCGGCGGCGGCCGCCTCGCCTTTACCGGCGCGCGGGAGTGCCTACGAGATCACCGGCACCGCGCTGAGCCTGCGCGGCACGCCGTATCGCGATGGGGGCACCGATCCCTCCGGCTTCGACTGCAGCGGCTTCGTGCAGTACGTGTTCGCGCAGCACGGCGTGAAGGTGCCCCGCAACGTGCGCGAGCAGTTCCGCGCGGGAGAGGAGGTCGGGCGCGGCGAGCTGCAGCCCGGCGATCTGGTGTTCTTCACGACCGTCACCCCCGGCGCCTCGCACGTCGGCATCGCGCTCGGCGGCGACGAGTTCGTGCATGCCCCGAGCAGCACCGGTGAAGTCCGCGTCGAGCGGCTGAACGGCACCTACTGGGCGCCGCGCTACGTCGGAGCGCGACGCGTGATCTAG
- a CDS encoding sigma-70 family RNA polymerase sigma factor, producing the protein MSADSAAAQPTTPDRLIEQCLAGDQLAWEQIVRQNWRKVFNVAYKFVGRHDEAEDLTQDIFLKIFKALATFDRRANFQTWIISISRNLCIDHYRSVRKERQTIARDVDSSELQPATRERGPYAQAEHQDLRAQLRQALETLPIALRTAVVLRDLQELSYQEIADRLGLPEGTVKSRINRGRIELAHQLKRMQDKQPLRQRKRRSH; encoded by the coding sequence ATGTCTGCCGATTCCGCGGCTGCACAGCCGACGACGCCGGACCGCCTCATCGAGCAGTGTCTGGCCGGCGATCAGCTCGCCTGGGAGCAGATCGTGCGCCAGAACTGGCGCAAGGTGTTCAACGTCGCCTACAAATTCGTCGGCAGGCACGACGAAGCCGAGGATCTGACCCAGGACATCTTCCTGAAGATCTTCAAGGCGCTCGCCACGTTCGATCGGCGCGCCAACTTTCAGACCTGGATCATCAGCATCAGCCGCAACCTGTGCATCGATCACTACCGCAGCGTGCGCAAGGAGCGCCAGACGATCGCGCGCGACGTCGACTCGAGCGAGCTGCAGCCGGCGACGCGCGAGCGCGGCCCGTACGCGCAGGCCGAGCACCAGGACCTGCGCGCGCAGCTGCGCCAGGCGCTCGAAACGCTGCCGATCGCGCTGCGCACCGCCGTCGTGCTGCGCGACCTGCAGGAGCTGTCATACCAGGAAATCGCCGATCGCCTCGGACTGCCCGAGGGGACGGTCAAGTCGCGCATCAATCGCGGCCGCATCGAGCTCGCCCACCAGCTGAAGCGAATGCAGGACAAGCAGCCGCTGCGCCAGCGGAAACGCAGGAGCCACTGA
- the lpxC gene encoding UDP-3-O-acyl-N-acetylglucosamine deacetylase — protein sequence MQSQRTLRRPVSCSGIGLHSGNKVTLSLKPAPADFGIRFQRADLGGLEVPATVTHLGGIQLATGLTREAVSVETVEHLLAALTALGIDNVIVELNSPEVPIMDGSAAPFVYLILNEAGVKKLSARKKYLKVLRPISLSQGDKRIALYPSDHFKVTYSISFDHPLIRHQSRTMKITDETFVEEIAPARTFGFLKEVEMLRQRGLALGGSLDNAIVLGETGVLNNALRFEDEFVRHKILDAIGDLSLVGYPVIGHLVAHRAGHALHTAFAAKILEQADAWKIVEGDAIAAGAPLPAMAAKTRLAN from the coding sequence GTGCAGTCGCAGCGAACCCTACGGCGTCCAGTTTCGTGTTCCGGAATCGGTCTTCATTCCGGGAACAAGGTCACTCTGTCACTCAAGCCGGCCCCTGCCGACTTCGGCATCCGTTTTCAGCGGGCCGATCTGGGGGGGCTCGAGGTGCCGGCGACCGTCACCCATCTTGGCGGGATTCAGCTGGCGACCGGCCTGACGCGTGAGGCGGTGTCGGTCGAGACCGTCGAGCACCTGCTGGCCGCCCTCACCGCCCTCGGCATCGACAACGTCATCGTCGAGCTGAACAGTCCGGAAGTCCCGATCATGGACGGCAGCGCGGCGCCGTTCGTCTATCTGATCCTCAACGAAGCGGGCGTCAAGAAACTGTCAGCTCGCAAGAAATACCTGAAAGTCCTCCGGCCGATCTCGCTCAGCCAGGGGGACAAGCGGATCGCGCTCTACCCGTCGGATCACTTCAAGGTGACCTACAGCATCAGCTTCGACCATCCGCTCATCCGCCACCAGTCACGGACGATGAAGATCACCGACGAGACGTTCGTCGAAGAGATCGCGCCGGCGCGGACGTTCGGGTTCCTGAAGGAAGTGGAGATGCTCCGGCAGCGCGGCCTCGCCCTCGGCGGGTCGCTCGACAACGCAATCGTGCTCGGCGAAACCGGCGTCCTGAACAACGCGCTGCGGTTCGAGGACGAATTCGTCCGCCACAAGATTCTCGACGCCATCGGCGATCTTTCGCTCGTCGGCTATCCGGTCATCGGCCACCTGGTGGCCCACCGCGCCGGCCACGCGCTGCACACGGCGTTCGCCGCGAAGATCCTCGAGCAGGCCGACGCGTGGAAGATCGTCGAGGGGGACGCCATCGCCGCCGGCGCGCCGCTCCCCGCGATGGCCGCGAAGACGCGCCTGGCGAACTAG
- a CDS encoding amino acid permease, translating into MTQLFQTKPIGELLAGGDQSLKRVMGAGDLIMLAIGAVIGAGIFGAIGTAAAGQVGPDGVIIRFGAGPALVFSFVLLGAACALAALCYAELASMIPQAGSAYAYSYATLGELVAWIIGWDLILEYAVGNVAVAISWGDYFNTLLRGFGLSLPAWLTTGYRAALLSADPQIHGLLQSAPHVAGIPILINLPACSIVMLITALLLQGVKESVTVNNVMVVIKLLALGLFMAVGVTHLHAANYHPFAPNGFTGIHQGAAIVFFAYIGFDAISTAAEETKNPQRNLPIGILGGLAICTVIYVAVGAVLTGMVPYKELAVADPLARALELAGFSAVGWIVALGAAVSMSAVLLVFQYGQPRIFFAMARDGLLPQSFAKLHPVTKIPYATTLFTGIFVASWSMIGDAGETYDLTNIGTLFAFMLVSIGVLVLRHTDPDRPRPFRVPFVWAVSLLSSAGCIFIMYGLPRQAWERFGYWLVIGLVLYFAYGFRHSRIRSERSR; encoded by the coding sequence ATGACGCAACTGTTCCAGACCAAGCCGATCGGCGAGCTGCTGGCGGGGGGCGATCAGTCGCTCAAGCGCGTGATGGGCGCCGGCGACCTGATCATGCTGGCGATCGGCGCGGTGATCGGCGCCGGCATCTTCGGCGCGATCGGCACGGCGGCGGCGGGGCAGGTCGGCCCCGACGGCGTGATCATCCGCTTCGGCGCCGGCCCGGCGCTGGTCTTCTCGTTCGTCCTCCTCGGCGCGGCCTGCGCGCTCGCGGCACTCTGCTACGCCGAACTCGCCTCGATGATCCCGCAGGCGGGCAGCGCCTACGCCTATTCCTACGCCACGCTGGGCGAGCTGGTCGCCTGGATCATCGGCTGGGACCTGATTCTCGAGTACGCGGTCGGCAACGTCGCGGTGGCGATTTCCTGGGGCGACTACTTCAACACGCTGCTGCGCGGCTTCGGCCTCAGCCTGCCGGCGTGGCTGACGACCGGCTACCGCGCGGCGCTGCTCAGCGCCGACCCGCAGATTCACGGCCTGCTGCAGTCGGCGCCGCACGTCGCCGGCATTCCCATCCTGATCAACCTGCCGGCGTGCTCGATCGTGATGCTGATCACGGCGCTGCTGCTGCAGGGGGTGAAGGAGAGCGTCACCGTCAACAACGTGATGGTCGTGATCAAGCTGCTGGCGCTCGGACTCTTCATGGCGGTCGGGGTGACGCACCTGCACGCCGCCAACTACCACCCGTTTGCGCCCAACGGCTTCACCGGTATCCACCAGGGGGCGGCGATCGTCTTCTTCGCCTATATCGGCTTCGACGCGATTTCGACCGCCGCCGAAGAAACGAAGAACCCGCAGCGCAACCTGCCGATCGGCATTCTCGGCGGTCTGGCGATCTGCACGGTGATCTACGTGGCGGTCGGCGCGGTGCTCACCGGCATGGTGCCCTACAAGGAGCTCGCGGTGGCCGATCCGCTGGCCAGGGCGCTGGAGCTCGCGGGCTTCTCGGCGGTCGGCTGGATCGTCGCGCTCGGGGCCGCCGTGTCGATGTCGGCGGTGCTGTTGGTCTTCCAATACGGGCAGCCGCGCATCTTCTTCGCGATGGCGCGCGACGGCCTGCTGCCGCAGAGTTTTGCGAAGCTCCATCCGGTCACGAAGATTCCGTACGCGACGACGCTGTTCACCGGGATTTTCGTGGCCAGCTGGTCGATGATCGGCGACGCCGGCGAGACCTACGACCTGACCAACATCGGCACGCTCTTCGCCTTCATGCTGGTCAGCATCGGCGTGCTCGTGCTGCGCCACACCGACCCCGATCGGCCGCGGCCCTTCCGGGTGCCGTTCGTCTGGGCGGTCAGCCTCCTCTCGTCGGCCGGCTGCATCTTCATCATGTACGGCCTGCCGCGGCAGGCCTGGGAGCGGTTCGGCTACTGGCTGGTGATCGGGCTCGTGCTGTATTTCGCCTACGGCTTCCGCCACAGCCGGATCCGCAGCGAACGGTCTCGTTGA
- a CDS encoding STAS domain-containing protein, whose amino-acid sequence MNITTETANGIAVVRVGESRLMYPLLSEFSSAVQKLIASGERKVVVDLSSVGYVDSATIGCLMDLYRQANAAGGALKLAGVQKRVETMLTMTGAHNFIEVHPDEPSAVKSFGA is encoded by the coding sequence ATGAACATCACGACCGAAACCGCCAACGGCATCGCGGTCGTCCGGGTGGGCGAATCCCGCCTCATGTATCCGCTGCTCTCGGAATTCTCGTCCGCCGTCCAGAAGCTGATCGCCTCGGGCGAACGGAAGGTCGTCGTCGACCTGTCGTCGGTCGGCTATGTCGACAGCGCCACCATCGGCTGCCTGATGGATCTCTACCGCCAGGCCAACGCCGCCGGCGGAGCGCTCAAGCTCGCCGGCGTGCAGAAGCGCGTCGAGACCATGCTGACGATGACCGGGGCGCATAACTTCATCGAAGTCCACCCGGACGAGCCAAGCGCCGTCAAGAGCTTCGGGGCCTGA
- the lysA gene encoding diaminopimelate decarboxylase: protein MSGFQREGRALACDGVALEPIAAAHGTPLYVYSAATIAARYRAIDGAFAGYPHAIHYALKANSTLAIARLLRELGSSADANSGGEIAVARRAGFTPSQIVFTGVGKTGAELADAIDIGVRSINVESEGEIERIEAISRDRAVRTRIAIRVNPDVDARTHPHISTGLKTNKFGIPIDEVPALCARTRGRAQVQIVGLHAHVGSQITDLEPLGRAAAALVGLARQLAAEGTPIEHLDIGGGLGVSYDGSPVPDAHDYAAAVLPVLRESGLAIVLEPGRHIVAPAGALLTRVIDVKPAGRGTGDGERFFVVMDAGMTELIRPMMYGAFHRIEPVLHNGAPDVVCDVVGPLCESSDTLGKNRTLPRPQVGELYAVLDAGAYGAVMASNYNRRLLPAEVLVEDGAARLIRRRQRLEDVLALEL, encoded by the coding sequence GTGAGCGGATTCCAACGAGAAGGGCGCGCGCTGGCGTGCGACGGCGTGGCGCTCGAACCGATCGCCGCGGCGCACGGGACGCCGCTCTACGTCTACAGCGCCGCGACGATCGCGGCGCGCTACCGTGCGATCGACGGCGCGTTCGCCGGATATCCGCACGCGATCCACTACGCGCTCAAGGCGAACTCGACCCTGGCGATCGCGCGGCTGCTGCGCGAGCTGGGCAGCAGCGCCGACGCCAATTCCGGCGGCGAGATCGCCGTCGCCCGCCGCGCCGGGTTCACGCCGTCGCAGATCGTCTTCACCGGGGTCGGCAAGACGGGCGCCGAGCTGGCCGACGCGATCGATATCGGCGTGCGATCGATCAACGTCGAGTCGGAAGGGGAGATCGAGCGGATCGAGGCGATCTCGCGCGATCGCGCGGTGCGGACGCGCATCGCGATCCGCGTCAACCCGGACGTCGACGCCAGGACCCACCCGCACATTTCCACCGGGCTCAAGACCAACAAGTTCGGGATTCCGATCGACGAGGTCCCCGCGCTCTGCGCCCGCACGCGCGGCCGGGCGCAGGTGCAGATCGTCGGGCTGCACGCGCACGTCGGCTCGCAGATCACCGATCTCGAGCCGCTGGGGCGCGCCGCCGCCGCGCTCGTCGGCCTGGCGCGCCAGCTCGCGGCCGAGGGCACCCCGATCGAGCATCTCGACATCGGCGGCGGCCTGGGCGTCTCCTACGACGGCTCGCCGGTACCCGACGCGCACGACTACGCGGCGGCGGTACTGCCGGTCTTGCGTGAGTCGGGTCTGGCGATCGTGCTCGAGCCCGGCCGCCACATCGTCGCCCCGGCGGGGGCCCTGCTGACGCGGGTGATCGACGTCAAGCCCGCGGGGCGGGGGACGGGAGACGGCGAGCGGTTCTTCGTGGTCATGGACGCCGGGATGACCGAATTGATCCGCCCGATGATGTACGGGGCATTTCACCGCATAGAGCCGGTCCTCCACAACGGCGCGCCTGACGTCGTGTGCGACGTCGTCGGTCCGCTGTGCGAGAGCAGCGACACGCTCGGCAAGAACCGGACGCTGCCGCGGCCGCAGGTCGGCGAGCTCTATGCGGTGCTCGACGCCGGCGCCTACGGTGCGGTGATGGCCTCGAATTACAACCGGCGCCTGCTGCCGGCGGAAGTGCTCGTCGAAGACGGCGCGGCGCGGCTGATCCGCCGGCGCCAGAGGCTCGAGGACGTGCTCGCGCTGGAACTGTGA
- a CDS encoding HNH endonuclease produces the protein MEQTLLLNATYEPLKVVHWQKAMTLWCQGKVEVISSYDREVRSVRFSFKLPSVIRLLRYIKIKRHVDYVPFSRANIYARDDHRCQYCAEAFPTADLTFDHVVPVAQGGRKDWENIVTCCIPCNRRKGGRTPDQAGMHLIRVPRRPDKAPAIRITIGLRNAPESWRDYFYWNVELERDDAGDA, from the coding sequence ATGGAGCAAACGCTCCTGCTGAACGCCACTTACGAGCCGCTCAAGGTCGTCCACTGGCAGAAGGCGATGACGCTCTGGTGCCAGGGGAAGGTCGAGGTCATTTCCTCGTACGATCGCGAAGTCCGCTCGGTCCGCTTCTCGTTCAAGCTGCCGTCGGTCATCCGCCTGCTCCGCTACATCAAGATCAAGCGGCACGTCGATTATGTGCCGTTTTCCCGGGCCAACATCTACGCCCGCGACGATCACCGGTGCCAGTACTGCGCCGAGGCGTTTCCGACCGCGGACTTGACCTTCGATCATGTGGTGCCGGTCGCCCAGGGCGGCCGTAAAGACTGGGAGAACATCGTCACCTGCTGCATCCCCTGCAACCGCCGCAAGGGCGGACGCACTCCCGATCAGGCCGGCATGCACCTCATCCGCGTCCCCAGGCGACCCGACAAGGCGCCGGCGATCCGCATCACGATCGGGCTCCGCAACGCGCCCGAGTCGTGGCGCGACTATTTCTACTGGAACGTCGAGCTCGAGCGCGACGACGCCGGCGACGCGTGA